The Acipenser ruthenus chromosome 27, fAciRut3.2 maternal haplotype, whole genome shotgun sequence genome includes a window with the following:
- the slc35c1 gene encoding GDP-fucose transporter 1 isoform X1 — protein sequence MNRTQLKRSRILKMALTRSDSADQEGTFESFLMKAIKITAVVTLYWFISITMVFLNKYLLDSPALKLDAPLFVTFYQCFVTVILCWCISVFARLCPGYVEFPSVRFDPKISRGVLPLSIVFIGMITFNNLCLKYVGVAFYNVGRSLTTVFNVLMSYLILKQTTSFHALLCCGVIIGGFWLGVDQEGAEGSLSWSGILFGVLASLCVSLNAIVTKKVIPVVDGSIWRLTYYNNINACILFIPLIAILGEFQTVFYFDKLDSLHFWGMMTLGGVFGFAIGYVTGLQIKFTSPLTHNVSGTAKACVQTVIAVTYYDSMKSVLWWTSNLMVLGGSSAYTWVKGMEMRKSQEEPQIKTVTAKNDSGV from the exons atgaacaggaCTCAGCTCAAACGCTCCAGAATTTTGAAAATGGCCCTTACGCGTTCGGATTCCGCGGACCAGGAGGGAACGTTCGAGTCTTTCCTAATGAAAGCGATCAAAATAACAGCCGTGGTGACGCTGTATTGGTTCATTTCAATTACCATGGTCTTTCTCAATAAGTACCTGCTGGACAGCCCTGCCTTAAAGCTCGATGCTCCTCTTTTTGTGACATTTTACCAGTGCTTTGTGACAGTGATTCTGTGCTGGTGCATAAGCGTGTTCGCCAGGTTGTGTCCGGGTTATGTGGAGTTCCCATCGGTCAGGTTCGACCCCAAGATTTCGAGGGGGGTGCTGCCCTTGTCCATTGTTTTCATCGGCATGATCACGTTCAACAACCTGTGCCTGAAATATGTAGGGGTGGCCTTTTACAACGTCGGAAGGTCTCTGACCACTGTCTTCAATGTCTTGATGTCCTACCTGATTTTAAAGCAGACCACTTCGTTCCACGCCTTGCTGTGCTGTGGGGTGATTATAG GAGGCTTCTGGCTGGGAGTGGATCAAGAAGGGGCTGAGGGATCGCTGTCTTGGTCTGGGATACTATTTGGTGTTCTAGctagtctgtgtgtgtcactcAACGCTATCGTTACCAAGAAAGTAATACCTGTTGTGGATGGCAGTATATGGAGGCTAACCTACTATAACAACATCAATGCTTGTATCCTCTTTATCCCTCTCATCGCCATCCTGGGGGAATTCCAAACAGTTTTTTATTTCGACAAGCTAGACAGCTTGCACTTCTGGGGTATGATGACATTGGGAGGGGTCTTTGGGTTCGCTATAGGATATGTCACTGGTCTTCAGATCAAGTTCACAAGTCCTCTGACCCATAATGTTTCGGGCACTGCCAAAGCCTGTGTTCAGACAGTCATTGCTGTCACCTACTATGACAGTATGAAGAGTGTTTTGTGGTGGACCAGTAACTTGATGGTGTTGGGAGGCTCTTCCGCTTACACCTGGGTTAAAGGAATGGAAATGAGGAAGTCCCAGGAAGAACCACAGATCAAAACTGTAACTGCTAAAAACGACTCGGGTGTATAG
- the slc35c1 gene encoding GDP-fucose transporter 1 isoform X2 produces MALTRSDSADQEGTFESFLMKAIKITAVVTLYWFISITMVFLNKYLLDSPALKLDAPLFVTFYQCFVTVILCWCISVFARLCPGYVEFPSVRFDPKISRGVLPLSIVFIGMITFNNLCLKYVGVAFYNVGRSLTTVFNVLMSYLILKQTTSFHALLCCGVIIGGFWLGVDQEGAEGSLSWSGILFGVLASLCVSLNAIVTKKVIPVVDGSIWRLTYYNNINACILFIPLIAILGEFQTVFYFDKLDSLHFWGMMTLGGVFGFAIGYVTGLQIKFTSPLTHNVSGTAKACVQTVIAVTYYDSMKSVLWWTSNLMVLGGSSAYTWVKGMEMRKSQEEPQIKTVTAKNDSGV; encoded by the exons ATGGCCCTTACGCGTTCGGATTCCGCGGACCAGGAGGGAACGTTCGAGTCTTTCCTAATGAAAGCGATCAAAATAACAGCCGTGGTGACGCTGTATTGGTTCATTTCAATTACCATGGTCTTTCTCAATAAGTACCTGCTGGACAGCCCTGCCTTAAAGCTCGATGCTCCTCTTTTTGTGACATTTTACCAGTGCTTTGTGACAGTGATTCTGTGCTGGTGCATAAGCGTGTTCGCCAGGTTGTGTCCGGGTTATGTGGAGTTCCCATCGGTCAGGTTCGACCCCAAGATTTCGAGGGGGGTGCTGCCCTTGTCCATTGTTTTCATCGGCATGATCACGTTCAACAACCTGTGCCTGAAATATGTAGGGGTGGCCTTTTACAACGTCGGAAGGTCTCTGACCACTGTCTTCAATGTCTTGATGTCCTACCTGATTTTAAAGCAGACCACTTCGTTCCACGCCTTGCTGTGCTGTGGGGTGATTATAG GAGGCTTCTGGCTGGGAGTGGATCAAGAAGGGGCTGAGGGATCGCTGTCTTGGTCTGGGATACTATTTGGTGTTCTAGctagtctgtgtgtgtcactcAACGCTATCGTTACCAAGAAAGTAATACCTGTTGTGGATGGCAGTATATGGAGGCTAACCTACTATAACAACATCAATGCTTGTATCCTCTTTATCCCTCTCATCGCCATCCTGGGGGAATTCCAAACAGTTTTTTATTTCGACAAGCTAGACAGCTTGCACTTCTGGGGTATGATGACATTGGGAGGGGTCTTTGGGTTCGCTATAGGATATGTCACTGGTCTTCAGATCAAGTTCACAAGTCCTCTGACCCATAATGTTTCGGGCACTGCCAAAGCCTGTGTTCAGACAGTCATTGCTGTCACCTACTATGACAGTATGAAGAGTGTTTTGTGGTGGACCAGTAACTTGATGGTGTTGGGAGGCTCTTCCGCTTACACCTGGGTTAAAGGAATGGAAATGAGGAAGTCCCAGGAAGAACCACAGATCAAAACTGTAACTGCTAAAAACGACTCGGGTGTATAG